From the genome of Mucilaginibacter paludis DSM 18603:
AAAAGATGATCAAAAAGGATTACCCGGAAATTATCGTTTTGCCGGTAAGCGATCATCCGAGCGATAAACTATGGTCGGATAACCTGGATAACCTATTGAAGGGCGTCTTCCCGAACGAACAATTTTGCCTGTATGGCAGTCGTGATAGTTTTATACCCTTCTATTCCGGCAGGTTTGAAACCATCGAGCTGCCCGAGCATGGCGATTACAACGCGACTGAACTGCGCAAGCAATATGCCGACAAGGTTTTTGATTCCAACGATTTTAGAGCCGGTATTTTATATGCCTACTATAACCAATACACCAAGGTTTACCCTACCGTTGATGTAGCGGTTTTCCGGAATAATAAAACCGAAATTTTGTTGGGCAAAAAAGCGATCAACAATAAATGGCGCTTTATAGGCGGCTTTGCCGACCCGGAGGATGCCGATTACGAAAGCGCTGCCCAGCGCGAGCTGACCGAAGAATGCGGCAATTTAACAACAAGCCCGATGATATATGAAACTTCCCGAAAAATAAACGATTGGCGCTACCGCAACGAGGCTGATAAAATTATCACACTACTGTTCAGCTGCGATTACCAGGCCGGAGATCCAGTCGCGCAAGACGATATTGCCGATCTCGACTGGTTTAAACTGGCTGATCTGCCTAACATGATCAGCAACGGGCAGATCAGCGATGAACATGTGGAGATGTTCAACTTAATCATTAACAAATACCTTAAAAAATAACATCATGAAACGCGAAAACTTAGTATTGCTGGCAGATGCCTACAAATACGCTCACCATAAATTATATTACCCCGGTACCACACAAATTTACAGTTACTTAGAAAGCCGAGGCGGTTTATTTAACGAGACCATTTTCTTCGGTTTGCAATATTTTTTAAAGGAATACCTACAGGGCCCGGCCTTTACCCAGCAGGAACTGGACGAAGCCGACGGCTTTTTGAAACAGGTATTTGGCCGCGATGATGTTTTTGATAAAAGTAAGTTTCAATACCTGCTTGATACCTATAACGGCCACCTGCCCGTAAAAATAAAAGCCGTTGCCGAGGGCACCGCCGTACCCACAGGCAATGTATTAATGACCATTGAAAACACCGACCCGCAATGCTACTGGCTCACTAACTTTTTAGAAACCCTGCTGATGCAGGTTTGGTACCCCTGCACTGTGGCTACCTTAAGTAACCAGATCAGGAAGGTGATTACCCAATACTACCAGGAAACAGCTACCGAAGGCGCCGAAGCAGGGATTGATTTTGTTCTCAACGATTTTGGCTTCCGGGGTGTAAGCAGTGTGGAGAGCGCCAAAATTGGAGGTGCTGCCCATCTGGTTAATTTCAGCGGCAGCGATAACCTGGCAGGCTCAGGCATGGCCATCAATTATTATAACGCCCAACAGGTTTACGGCCTAAGTATCCCGGCAACGGAACACAGCATTTGTACCTTGCTGGGCCGCGATGGAGAGCTCGAGGTATTTAAACATGTGCTCAGCACCTTCCCTACCGGAACGATCGCCTGCGTATCAGATAGCTATAACATTTTCCGCGCCTGCCAGGATTACTGGGGCAAAGAGCTAAAGGAAACCATTTTAAACCGGCAAGGTACCCTGGTGATCCGCCCAGATAGCGGCGACCCAATCATGACGCTGCTTAAAATCTTCGAGATCCTGTTCGCCCAGTTCGGCTTTACCACCAATGCCAAAGGCTACAAGGTATTGCCGCCACAACTCAGGGTAATCCAGGGCGACGGGGTAAATTACGAAGCCATTAAAGAAGTATATGCCGCGCTGAAGCAAAACAACATCAGCGCCGAAAACTTAGTGTTGGGCATGGGCGGCGCCTTACTGCAAAAGGTTGACCGCGACACCCAAACGTTTGCTATTAAATGCAGCAACGCCACCATCAACGGTAAAGAGGTAAACGTAGAAAAAAGCCCAACCGAAATGGACAGCCAGGGCAACATTACCGAGAGCTTTAAAAAGAGCAAATCAGGCCGTTTAAAATTGATCAGGATAAATGGAAGCTTTAAAACTGTAAACCAAAATGATTACCCCGAACTGGGCGATGAGCTGCAAACTGTATTTGAAAACGGTGAGTTAGTGAATAGTATCAGCTTTGAGCAGGTAAAGGCGAATGCACGGCAGTTTTGAGTAGGAAGTCCCGAGCCGGGAGTCTTAAGCCCGGAGTCCTAAGTCGGCATTTCAATGCTTATCGCTCAGAAATCCTGACTCAAGACTCAGAACTCCCGGCTCAAGACTCAGGACTAATACAAATCATCACCACACACAAATGATCATGAAGCCCAAATTGCTTTTTCTGATACTGATACAATTGGCAGCTTTACAAATTAAAGCCCAAACGCCTGTAAAACGTGATACGGCACGTGTGATTAAGGAAGTGTCCGTTACTTACCAGGCCGACCGTTTAACTCCGGTTACCTTCCAGAACATCAGCGGGAAGGATTTAAAATCTAAATCAACCGGGCAGGAGCCATCTTTTTTATTGTCGGAAACACCTTCAATTACTGTGTATTCTGATGCTGGCAGTACGCAGGGTTATTCTT
Proteins encoded in this window:
- a CDS encoding NUDIX domain-containing protein codes for the protein MKTAVIIARFQTPYLHNGHKELISQVQKKHGKLIIILGVSPIVGSRKNPYDYYTREKMIKKDYPEIIVLPVSDHPSDKLWSDNLDNLLKGVFPNEQFCLYGSRDSFIPFYSGRFETIELPEHGDYNATELRKQYADKVFDSNDFRAGILYAYYNQYTKVYPTVDVAVFRNNKTEILLGKKAINNKWRFIGGFADPEDADYESAAQRELTEECGNLTTSPMIYETSRKINDWRYRNEADKIITLLFSCDYQAGDPVAQDDIADLDWFKLADLPNMISNGQISDEHVEMFNLIINKYLKK
- a CDS encoding nicotinate phosphoribosyltransferase, translated to MKRENLVLLADAYKYAHHKLYYPGTTQIYSYLESRGGLFNETIFFGLQYFLKEYLQGPAFTQQELDEADGFLKQVFGRDDVFDKSKFQYLLDTYNGHLPVKIKAVAEGTAVPTGNVLMTIENTDPQCYWLTNFLETLLMQVWYPCTVATLSNQIRKVITQYYQETATEGAEAGIDFVLNDFGFRGVSSVESAKIGGAAHLVNFSGSDNLAGSGMAINYYNAQQVYGLSIPATEHSICTLLGRDGELEVFKHVLSTFPTGTIACVSDSYNIFRACQDYWGKELKETILNRQGTLVIRPDSGDPIMTLLKIFEILFAQFGFTTNAKGYKVLPPQLRVIQGDGVNYEAIKEVYAALKQNNISAENLVLGMGGALLQKVDRDTQTFAIKCSNATINGKEVNVEKSPTEMDSQGNITESFKKSKSGRLKLIRINGSFKTVNQNDYPELGDELQTVFENGELVNSISFEQVKANARQF